From a region of the Thermosipho melanesiensis BI429 genome:
- a CDS encoding DNA-binding protein produces MRKIVIFIVLLFSILSFSNFSLSVLNLTTIGVDDGTLDYFPILYVTYQPFDFLSFKVTDYLKLTHDSFDLGMNSIFKPRYYYFETKFDIFGVNFKMDILKARLKKTQTEKFEGLRLGGLKFDYYGVGMDIKGDKFSLGVAYDIDYNNFAGYLQIELFGFNFGGYYETKYNQVSFDLTKSIDFGKFSIFAWGALSAKTTDIANFSYLIGARVNFGDFAFSTQYLKLGANKYDADYLDGDPNSVAFSSDAWAYYMDIDYTLNDYNFGLFLRYNSVWASNPSYLPLYGLKVSFKDFVFKIGNGDLIANISGEQKIAVELNYFYTLEFDRISLFGSKKKEISPIVVEKNKESAEIYNTVMDVILGEEGKTYVVKGIIASPKDLLSKGSFYIQDETAGLMIYAPSLMENLEVGDVVVVNGRSKLWNGIIEIVAKNVEKVGRKTPRPDVLTSLSKTFISSFVYVEGVVKEKRKFDFIVDTREFLIKIYLKKGTNIDISEVEVGKKVKVQGMLTVYKGEYEILPRYQEDIIIIQ; encoded by the coding sequence ATGAGAAAAATAGTTATCTTCATTGTTTTATTATTTTCCATTTTGTCATTTTCAAACTTTTCTTTGTCGGTATTAAATTTAACAACAATAGGAGTAGATGATGGTACACTTGATTATTTTCCAATACTTTATGTAACTTATCAGCCTTTTGATTTTTTATCGTTCAAAGTGACAGATTATTTGAAGTTAACACATGATTCTTTTGATTTGGGAATGAATTCGATTTTTAAACCAAGATATTATTATTTTGAAACAAAATTTGATATTTTTGGTGTCAATTTTAAAATGGATATTTTAAAGGCAAGGTTGAAAAAAACTCAAACAGAGAAATTTGAAGGATTAAGATTAGGTGGATTAAAATTTGACTATTATGGAGTAGGAATGGATATAAAAGGCGATAAATTTTCTTTAGGAGTAGCATATGATATTGACTATAATAATTTTGCAGGGTATTTACAAATTGAATTGTTTGGGTTCAATTTTGGGGGGTATTATGAAACAAAATATAATCAAGTATCATTTGATTTGACTAAATCTATTGATTTTGGTAAATTTTCGATATTTGCTTGGGGAGCATTATCTGCAAAGACGACGGATATTGCCAATTTTTCATATTTAATAGGAGCAAGGGTTAATTTTGGTGATTTTGCTTTTAGTACTCAGTATTTAAAACTTGGTGCTAACAAATACGATGCGGATTATTTAGATGGTGATCCCAATAGTGTTGCATTTTCATCAGATGCGTGGGCATATTATATGGATATAGATTACACTTTGAATGATTACAATTTCGGATTATTTTTGAGATATAACAGTGTTTGGGCATCTAATCCAAGTTATTTACCTTTATATGGTTTAAAAGTATCGTTTAAGGATTTTGTATTTAAGATAGGTAATGGAGATTTAATTGCAAATATTTCAGGAGAGCAAAAAATAGCAGTTGAGTTGAATTATTTTTATACACTTGAATTTGATAGGATATCTTTATTTGGCTCAAAGAAAAAAGAAATTTCTCCTATTGTTGTAGAGAAAAACAAGGAATCCGCGGAAATATATAATACTGTTATGGATGTAATTTTGGGAGAAGAAGGAAAAACGTATGTTGTAAAGGGTATTATCGCTTCTCCAAAAGATTTACTTAGTAAAGGAAGCTTTTATATTCAAGACGAAACAGCAGGTTTGATGATATATGCTCCTTCTTTAATGGAAAATTTAGAAGTTGGTGATGTTGTAGTAGTAAACGGAAGAAGTAAATTGTGGAATGGTATAATTGAAATTGTTGCAAAAAATGTTGAAAAAGTGGGTAGAAAAACGCCAAGACCTGATGTTTTGACGAGTTTGTCAAAAACCTTTATATCTAGTTTTGTTTATGTTGAAGGCGTTGTAAAGGAAAAAAGGAAATTTGATTTCATTGTAGATACAAGGGAATTTTTGATAAAGATTTACTTGAAAAAGGGAACAAATATAGATATTTCAGAAGTTGAGGTAGGGAAAAAAGTTAAGGTTCAAGGAATGTTAACAGTTTATAAAGGTGAATATGAAATTTTACCAAGATATCAAGAGGATATTATCATAATTCAATAA